A region of the Bacillus solimangrovi genome:
GTATAGAGATTAATTCAACTCACAATACACTAAAGGAAATTGAAGTAAAATTCTCTGGACAAGATGCTATAAAAATAAACAATAATAATAACTTTCTTACAAATTGCAGCACTTTCTTTAGTGGATTTAGAGGAATCACTATAGATGGACTTCATAATTGTTTGATTCGTTGTGAAAGTTCGCAAAATATATCTGATGGGTTTCGTATAGATGATGAAAACAATAAATTGATTAATAACATTTCTAGAAAGAATGATAGAGATGGCTTTGAAATTGATGCACCTAATCAAATTCTCTTTAATAACAAATCATTGAACAATGGACAATTAGGGATTCTTGTTGTAAACGACCAAAATACCCTCATAGGAAATCTCCTGTGTAATAACATTGAATCTGGTATTTTAGTAGATGATAATGTGTTCAACAATTGCATCGACTCCAACATCGCACGAAACAATGGCAATCAAGCTTTCACTGCTGGTATCAGTGTTGAAAGTGGTGCAATGAATAATACGATTCGATTTAACAAAGCAAAAAACAACTTTGCTTTTGATATTCGAGAAGAAAATGCGGTATCTGTAAACACATTTGATGGCAATAAATGTGAAGTCAGTTCGCCTCCTTCAATTTGTATGTAACAACCTATACTCCCATCCTTGAGGGAGTATAATACATAAGGAGTTAATAATATTTATGTAACAGTACGGTGAAACTGCGACACAGAATAGATGGATAAAGAATGAATGCTAAGTAACCAAGAATAAAACAAAATTTGTTTCATTCTTGGTTACTTGATGTTTACTTTCATTAATTATTCCGAAATCCTACAGGTGAATAGTTCACCTTTAGTCCCATATTTTTTTTAAACATCAACTTATTCGTTCATAGCTCATTAAATATTATTATGTGTGACGTTATGACAAGACGCTATTATATAACATAGAAGATTACATTCACTTGCCTTTAATTTCACAACATTAAATAGGTTTTACAAAGCAACTATTTTTCACCCTAATATAATATATAATCCATCGACATTGCTTTGAAGCGCTCACAAGCCTGTAAAACTACGTCTATCAACCCTAATTCCCTTATTCATCACTTATTTACTGCTTATTCATACTTTCCATCTCCTGCATAACATCAGCAGCAACATCAGCTAAAAGCTCTGACATCTTAATTTCTCTGGATGTTTGTCCTCCATGCTTTAATAATTTTTCTATTAAGTATTGAGTTTTATCTTCTGCTTCTCGTTCAATAAACCTTTGTTGTTCTAGCTTAATTGCGGATACTTCATCTACGATTGCCAAGTCTACAATTTCCTTAATCATGTCAAGATCTCGCTGTGCAAGGAATGTTAATGGTGGTACAACTTGTTGAATTTTCTGTTCAATATCTTTTGATGGAACATAACGTGTAATGAGCCCAAAGCGTTCTGCTGTTTGTGCATCCATGTCTGCACCCGTCAACAAAAACTCTAAAGCTTTTGTTCGACCTAAACGTCGTGCAGCTTGGACAGATCCTTGTCCACCAGGTGGAATATTTATGTTTAACTCAGGCTGAGCAAATACAGCATTTTCTGTACCATATGCTATATCACAAGCCATAACAAATTCGTTTCCACCACCTCTGGCAGCCCCGTCAACGATAGCAAATGTAACGGCATTCATATTTCTCACATCTTCAATCATTTGCATAAAGTTTGCTGTTCCCGTTACTCCTTCTTCCCTTCGGTTTATTACAGTTATGTCTAAATGCGCACTAAAGAAATGTTCATTTTTTGAACGGAAGATAACAACGCGATTGTTTTCATCTTGATTCAATTCTGCTATCACCTGTATCAATTCGACAATAAGCTCATTTGTAAGTAAATTCACTTCGCCATGCTCAATATACACATTCGCAAAACCTGCTTCTTTTTGAACTGTTACACTGTTTGTATTCATCATATATCCTCCTTCTTTTCACATTTAGTAGTTTATCTATCGCGAAGGAAAATATAGATTTGCGATTAAATTAATACATATATAAATAATTGTATAAGATACATTATCTTCCAAAGATATTTTTTTTAATTCGATTTTTATTATTAGTAAGATTCACTTTCACAACATTGTCTATTTTATATAAGGCTCCATTCTTATAGAATGTCGATTTTGAGTTTGACAAGAATAATTTACTTTTTATGGTATTATATATACAGAGTCTTTTTTAGAGAAAGGATCGATTAAATGGCTATTAGGGTTGGTATAGCTTCATTGTTATCAGGTCAAGAAAAAAAAGAAGTATTGCATTATTGGGATGTTTTTAAGGAAGAATATCATTCAGTAGGCGTACAATCTTTTGACCACCCCAATTTAGGATTTCAAGGTGGGGAGTGTTCAGATGTAGAAGCATTAAAGGTTGAATTAGTTAATCTTTGTGAGAGAATTAGACCTTTTGAAATTATTGTAGATGGCTTTGGATACTTTGAATCCCCAGCAAAAGTCGTTTTTTTAAACGTAATTAAAACGAACGCATTGCTTGAATTACATAAAGAAATTAATCGTTTATTAGATGATAAATGTAATGATATATTCGAACTTTATACACCTGAAAATTGGGTACCTCATATCAGTTTGGCAATGGGAGATTTATCAAACGAGCATTTCGATAAGTTCAAAGTAGATTACGCCGAGAAATCACCATCTTTTAACCAAACAATATCTAACCTAGCACTTGTCGAATTTAAGAATAATGGTCGTGTCGAATTGCTTCACTGTTTCGACATTACATAAGTCGTATTACTCACATCTCAACTGATTAGTAGAGGGGATGAAGAAAAAACACTCTGATGAAAGTTTCAATATATCTACTCTTCATCTACCCTTTTCTTAACTTGCATATAGAAACTGAATCAATAAAGATCATTGTCCAAATACTTGATCGCTACTCAAAAACATCATTAGATTACCCTTTCCTCCCTTTCTCACTTCTCGATTTATACTTTTTCTTCATCTCTGCTTCAAGCTTTGAATACTTCTTTGGAGCTGATTCAGTCTGTTGCTTATTTTCACATTCTTGTTTATGCTCATCGAACCACTCTGGCAAACGTTCTTTGTGTGTAGGGTAACTTGTTTTCGTTCGTGGTTTTGTGTGAATCGTAATCGATTGGGCATTCGTTTTTGCATCTTGACGTGATTTTTGCACATATGCTTGTTGTAAAATGTACTGTTTCACATATGCGAATGAAGCGATTCGATCACCTGTATAACGAGGCTGATAATTGGCAAAACATTGTTCCATCCATTCAATTACTTGTTCGTGTGAAATGTCGCTATTGCAGATTTCATACATGTCTGTCATATCTTTTGCACTTAAGTATAACCCTTTGCCACGGAGCTGAATGTATCTATCCTCTATAGTTTGTATCATGTACTCACTTTGTTGCGCTTGAGTTGAATGTGTATCTATGTGTGTTTCTTGTTCTACTTTCTCGTTATCTTCTCTAGTTGTAATCTCTGAAGTAATCTCTGGTATTGCTCGTTCATGTTGAATACCCGATGATTCATTACGATGATTCGAATTATCAGATTGCATGTTCGAGGATTCAGGTTGTGTTTTCACAAGTTCAGTCTGAGCGTTCGACTGCTCAAATAGATATCCTTGTAATGAATAACCTAATGTATGTAAATCCTCCTCAATTTGAAGTAAATTCACGCGATATTGCTTCGTTCGATCCCATCCATACAGTGGATTCGTGCGAACATCAAGCCAATCGTGTTGAATCAACTTATCGAGCAGACGATGGACGGTCGTCTCAGAAATGCCTAACATTGTTTCTTCAACTAATTCGGATGCCTTCTTATAGATCCAACCACTCGTTCGTTCTTCCTTGTCTTCATTTTCTTTCCGTTGTCGCTCTTCCATTAGATATGACTTGGCATCCTTTACTCGCTCTGACCAATAAATCATTTGATTCAACAGAATCGCCATTCGAACATCTTGCGTTAAGGCAACTAACTCTTCCTTCACAACGACCCGCTTCAACTTCCTTACTTCTGTTACTGTCATTGAAATTCGCTCCTCACTATTAAATTTCCATTCATATTGTATATAGCGTTAAAAGTGAAAAGAGCTATGGAAAATTCCAAAAAAATTTTAAAAATAAACATTATCATTAATAATGGCTGCAAAATAATAAGGGAAAACTCATTGAAATCGTTTCCCCTTAGTGCATCTTACAGACTTATTCAATCCATGTTTTCCTAAAGTCATCCATTCCAAATTCATCAAACTTTGTATCTTGAATCGTTTGAGAAAAAGAACGGCTACTTATAGGATGGTACATATATATAATTAGAAATTCCTCGCGTAAATACTTTTCGATTTCATCTATCCAACCTTCTCGGATAGTTGGGTCTATTTCACGCTTAAAGGATTCTAGACAATTATCTATATATTTGATATGTATATCATCAATAAATCTCCTGAATATTAAAGCTTCATTATAAAACGTATGTAAAAATGATATGTGCATATCTGTTGAGGAAACCTCATTCATAAATATTAAATCAGCTTCTTCATCGATTTTTGTTGAATAAAAATTTTCCATATTAAACAACTCACAACGAAGATGGATGCCAACTGAGCGAGCTTCTTCCACGAACCACTCAGCTTCTTCTCTCGAATTAGTAGAATCTTTCGTATAAATAGTAAGCAACTCACCTTGATAGCCTGATTTAGCTATTAATTCCTTTACAAGGCTTTTATCCTTTT
Encoded here:
- a CDS encoding right-handed parallel beta-helix repeat-containing protein is translated as MTIRIVPTEFPTVQDAITASSSGDSIQILAGTFDGFNVDVENLKIFGCGIGKTIIAGNPAPASFNGINVNMNQTILQSLTVQNFPIIGIEINSTHNTLKEIEVKFSGQDAIKINNNNNFLTNCSTFFSGFRGITIDGLHNCLIRCESSQNISDGFRIDDENNKLINNISRKNDRDGFEIDAPNQILFNNKSLNNGQLGILVVNDQNTLIGNLLCNNIESGILVDDNVFNNCIDSNIARNNGNQAFTAGISVESGAMNNTIRFNKAKNNFAFDIREENAVSVNTFDGNKCEVSSPPSICM
- a CDS encoding enoyl-CoA hydratase/isomerase family protein produces the protein MNTNSVTVQKEAGFANVYIEHGEVNLLTNELIVELIQVIAELNQDENNRVVIFRSKNEHFFSAHLDITVINRREEGVTGTANFMQMIEDVRNMNAVTFAIVDGAARGGGNEFVMACDIAYGTENAVFAQPELNINIPPGGQGSVQAARRLGRTKALEFLLTGADMDAQTAERFGLITRYVPSKDIEQKIQQVVPPLTFLAQRDLDMIKEIVDLAIVDEVSAIKLEQQRFIEREAEDKTQYLIEKLLKHGGQTSREIKMSELLADVAADVMQEMESMNKQ
- a CDS encoding 2'-5' RNA ligase family protein — protein: MAIRVGIASLLSGQEKKEVLHYWDVFKEEYHSVGVQSFDHPNLGFQGGECSDVEALKVELVNLCERIRPFEIIVDGFGYFESPAKVVFLNVIKTNALLELHKEINRLLDDKCNDIFELYTPENWVPHISLAMGDLSNEHFDKFKVDYAEKSPSFNQTISNLALVEFKNNGRVELLHCFDIT